In Bosea sp. PAMC 26642, the DNA window TATCGGGTCGACAGTTACGAGACCGGCGTGCGTCAGTTCCTCGTCCAGGATCCCGACGGCTATCTGCTGCGTCTGTCGCAATCGCTCGGCCAGCGGCCGCTGTCGTCAAGCTGAGCATCCGCCGTAGCGTCGACAAACAATCAGGAACCTCCGCATGTTTTCCGTCGAAGTCCGTGACCGCATCATGATCGGCCATTCCCTGCCCGACCCGTTCTTCGGCCCGGCGCAGAACATGCACGGTGCAACCTTCGTGGTCGATGTCGCCTTCTTTCGCGAGACGCTGACGGCGCAGAACGTCGTGGTCGATATCGGGGCGGCGCTCGACGTGCTCAACCGCACGCTGAAGCCGCTGAACTACCAGAATCTCGACATACTGCCGCAATTCGAGGGCGTTCTGACCACAACCGAATTCCTGTGCAAATACGTCTTCAATGCCATAGCTGCTGCGGCCAAATCCGGCGCGCTGGGCGAAGACGGCTCGGGCCTCGCCAAAATTCGCGTCACTCTGCACGAGACCGATCTGGCGCGCGCCAGCTATGAGGGCTCTCTCGCGTGAGCGAGATCGTCTTCGCCATACCCGGCGACATCGACCTGCCGACCGGCGGCTATGCCTATGACCGCCGTTTGCTGGCGGAATGGCGGGCGGCCGGTATCCCGGCGCGCCACCTCGCTCTGCCCCGCTCGTTCCCGAACCCGACGCCGGACGATCTCGCCGAGACCGGCCGGCTGATCGTGTCGCAGCCCTTCGACAGC includes these proteins:
- a CDS encoding 6-pyruvoyl trahydropterin synthase family protein: MFSVEVRDRIMIGHSLPDPFFGPAQNMHGATFVVDVAFFRETLTAQNVVVDIGAALDVLNRTLKPLNYQNLDILPQFEGVLTTTEFLCKYVFNAIAAAAKSGALGEDGSGLAKIRVTLHETDLARASYEGSLA